The following proteins are co-located in the Streptosporangium brasiliense genome:
- a CDS encoding SAM-dependent methyltransferase encodes MTDQIPKGIQTHIPNVARMYDYYLGGKDNFPADREAAEKVLGVVPEIRHSARSNRAFLGRAVDFVARSGIRQFLDIGAGLPTQNNVHQVATGARVVYVDIDPTVLVHGRAILGKNENVTIVQGDVRRPGEILEHPDVRAAIDFDQPVAVLMLAIMHFVPDEDDPAGIIATFRRAMAPGSHLILSHVAVDARPEAAEGVTKVYDRASSPFVPRTGKEITRLFDGLDVVEPGIVNLPEWRPAPDAVVPYKGIGSYFLGGVGVVTGDR; translated from the coding sequence GTGACCGACCAGATACCTAAGGGTATTCAGACGCATATTCCGAATGTCGCACGTATGTACGACTACTACCTCGGCGGCAAGGACAACTTCCCGGCCGACCGGGAGGCCGCGGAGAAGGTCCTCGGCGTCGTCCCCGAGATCCGCCACAGCGCCCGGTCCAACCGTGCCTTCCTCGGCCGCGCCGTCGACTTCGTCGCGCGCTCGGGCATCCGCCAGTTCCTCGACATCGGCGCCGGGCTGCCCACCCAGAACAACGTGCACCAGGTCGCCACGGGCGCCCGGGTCGTCTACGTCGACATCGACCCGACCGTCCTGGTCCACGGCAGGGCGATCCTCGGCAAGAACGAGAACGTGACCATCGTCCAGGGGGACGTGCGCCGCCCCGGCGAGATCCTGGAACACCCGGACGTCCGCGCGGCGATCGACTTCGACCAGCCGGTGGCTGTGCTCATGCTGGCGATCATGCATTTCGTCCCCGACGAGGACGACCCCGCGGGCATCATCGCCACCTTCCGCCGCGCCATGGCGCCCGGCAGCCATCTGATCCTCTCCCACGTCGCGGTCGACGCCAGGCCGGAGGCGGCCGAGGGGGTCACCAAGGTGTACGACCGGGCGTCCTCGCCCTTCGTCCCCCGGACGGGCAAGGAGATCACCCGCCTGTTCGACGGCCTCGACGTGGTCGAGCCCGGGATCGTCAACCTCCCCGAGTGGCGCCCGGCCCCCGACGCCGTGGTCCCCTACAAGGGGATCGGGTCCTACTTCCTCGGCGGGGTCGGCGTGGTCACCGGGGACAGGTGA
- a CDS encoding glycosyltransferase family 2 protein: protein MTARITGNDYRSLTPPELGAWTPSMRVSVVVPAYGDQDKLDLALAGLAGQTYPAGLTEVIVVDNGSEPPLRLPELRPAGTRLVVCPTPGRAHARNAGLRAATGEVIHWLDSDVVLDRRSIEAHMRWHHAAPYLVVTGRLRFTPAELPAPEAVAAAGDLAELFEPAEPHAWLVDLVERTDGLTANPHRAFSLHVGGATSVNAALLAQAGPMDTELILGQDTEMGYRLAQAGAVFVPEPLARAFHLGPTMRMRDKAPIDRVSHAFVADRIPAYRWLRSHPARQWKVPYLEVVVEPAGRAGGAVDGPAYGYDEVRATVDAVLAGTLSDVVVTVTGPWDRVRAEGRAPLRNPDLDLALILGHYAHEGRVRFALDSPRTVRTAAPYPAHGGEGPEEGAAPPYRLRLPAGWVPGEDSLARLLDLAVEEGYGLVSVLLAEDSGEGVVAARLERTAAFARAAVVRRQDEDLDDAVEDTFGVLWVDGETHGFGTEARPLTGRRGAYRARAEAQAEITRLTKENERLRAQVTRWRDEAGRWRRSAVELRREVGGLRRELAAARKIVQYGLLSSVKRAITRRR from the coding sequence ATGACAGCGCGGATCACCGGTAACGACTACCGGAGCCTCACCCCGCCCGAGCTCGGCGCGTGGACGCCGTCGATGCGGGTCAGCGTCGTCGTGCCCGCCTACGGCGACCAGGACAAGCTCGACCTCGCGCTCGCGGGGCTGGCCGGGCAGACCTACCCCGCCGGCCTGACCGAGGTCATCGTGGTGGACAACGGCAGCGAGCCGCCGCTGCGCCTGCCCGAGCTGAGGCCCGCCGGCACCCGGCTCGTCGTCTGCCCCACCCCCGGACGGGCCCACGCCCGCAACGCCGGGCTCCGCGCCGCCACCGGTGAGGTGATCCACTGGCTCGACTCCGACGTGGTCCTGGACCGCCGCTCGATCGAGGCGCACATGCGCTGGCACCACGCGGCGCCCTACCTCGTGGTGACCGGCCGGCTGCGTTTCACCCCGGCCGAGCTGCCCGCCCCCGAGGCGGTGGCCGCCGCCGGCGACCTGGCCGAGCTGTTCGAACCGGCCGAGCCGCACGCCTGGCTGGTGGACCTGGTCGAGCGGACCGACGGTCTCACCGCCAACCCGCACCGGGCCTTCAGCCTGCACGTGGGCGGCGCCACCTCGGTCAACGCCGCGCTGCTCGCGCAGGCCGGGCCGATGGACACCGAGCTCATCCTCGGCCAGGACACCGAGATGGGCTACCGGCTCGCCCAGGCGGGCGCGGTCTTCGTGCCCGAGCCGCTGGCCCGCGCCTTCCACCTGGGCCCGACCATGCGGATGCGCGACAAGGCGCCGATCGACCGGGTCAGCCACGCGTTCGTCGCCGACCGGATCCCGGCCTACCGCTGGCTCCGCTCCCACCCGGCCCGGCAGTGGAAGGTGCCCTACCTGGAGGTGGTCGTCGAGCCCGCGGGCCGAGCGGGCGGCGCGGTGGACGGGCCCGCGTACGGCTATGACGAGGTCCGCGCCACCGTGGACGCCGTCCTCGCCGGGACCCTGTCCGACGTCGTGGTCACCGTCACCGGCCCCTGGGACCGGGTCCGGGCCGAGGGGCGCGCGCCGCTGAGGAACCCGGACCTGGACCTGGCGCTGATCCTCGGCCACTACGCCCACGAGGGGCGGGTGCGCTTCGCCCTCGACTCCCCCCGGACGGTGCGGACGGCCGCGCCGTACCCGGCGCACGGCGGGGAGGGGCCGGAGGAGGGGGCGGCCCCGCCGTACCGGCTGCGGCTGCCCGCCGGCTGGGTCCCCGGCGAGGACAGCCTCGCGCGCCTGCTCGACCTGGCCGTGGAGGAGGGGTACGGCCTGGTCTCGGTGCTGCTGGCCGAGGACTCCGGCGAGGGGGTCGTCGCGGCCAGGCTGGAGCGCACCGCCGCGTTCGCCCGGGCCGCGGTCGTCCGGCGGCAGGACGAGGACCTCGACGACGCGGTGGAGGACACCTTCGGGGTGCTCTGGGTGGACGGCGAGACCCACGGGTTCGGGACCGAGGCCCGGCCGCTCACCGGCCGCCGCGGCGCCTACCGGGCCAGGGCGGAGGCGCAGGCCGAGATCACCCGTCTCACCAAGGAGAACGAGCGGCTGCGCGCCCAGGTGACCAGGTGGCGTGACGAGGCGGGCCGCTGGCGCAGGAGCGCGGTGGAGCTGCGGCGCGAGGTCGGCGGGCTGCGCAGGGAGCTGGCCGCCGCCCGGAAGATCGTCCAGTACGGCCTGCTCTCGTCCGTCAAGCGGGCGATCACCCGCCGCCGCTGA
- a CDS encoding MFS transporter: protein MAASSPRRVLGLQLADGIGRGNMWACLSMSFVATMVISFLPAAQPYILGGVLGVAEGDQGKAVGLLGVAAEIAMIASLAWYGALADRFGRRPVVVAGFALCALGAALFPFAGNTTVLVALRVVFALGVAALSGMLSTVAVDYVRDGSRGKAYGLVGLFSGLGAMVAVLALVRLPKIFEDRGMAPVDAARVSFLIVAAAVLAVAGLMWFTLSTVRVGAAAERVPLARLVREGVALARDPGVALSYAAAFVARADLAVVAGFMSLWVIDYATGERGMSAAEALARGGAVVGIAQTVAMVAAPLFGWLGDRMRRQDVLILAQAVAAVSYLSTLLISDPLGSGMMLVAVLVGLGEIAAITTAGPLLAQQAPAAVRGSAYGVQTLCGAVGILVVSGLGGLLYDTWRPAAPFVISGLSGLLVVAFGLMVRRRVRPLPEESESLVAAG, encoded by the coding sequence ATGGCCGCCTCCTCCCCGCGCCGCGTCCTGGGCCTGCAGCTCGCCGACGGCATCGGCCGCGGCAACATGTGGGCCTGCCTGTCCATGTCGTTCGTCGCGACCATGGTCATCTCCTTCCTGCCGGCGGCGCAGCCGTACATCCTGGGCGGCGTCCTGGGCGTCGCGGAGGGGGATCAGGGCAAGGCCGTCGGCCTGCTCGGCGTCGCCGCCGAGATCGCGATGATCGCCAGCCTGGCCTGGTACGGCGCGCTGGCCGACCGGTTCGGCCGCCGGCCCGTCGTGGTGGCCGGGTTCGCGCTGTGCGCGCTGGGCGCCGCGCTGTTCCCGTTCGCCGGGAACACGACCGTGCTCGTCGCGCTGCGGGTGGTCTTCGCCCTCGGCGTGGCCGCGCTCAGCGGGATGCTGTCGACGGTGGCCGTCGACTACGTCCGCGACGGTTCCCGGGGCAAGGCCTACGGCCTGGTCGGCCTGTTCAGCGGTCTGGGCGCGATGGTCGCGGTGCTCGCCCTGGTCCGCCTGCCCAAGATCTTCGAGGACCGGGGGATGGCCCCGGTCGACGCCGCCCGCGTCTCGTTCCTGATCGTCGCCGCGGCCGTCCTCGCCGTCGCCGGGCTGATGTGGTTCACCCTGTCCACCGTCCGGGTCGGCGCGGCCGCCGAGCGCGTCCCGCTGGCCCGGCTGGTCAGGGAGGGCGTCGCGCTCGCCCGGGACCCCGGCGTGGCGCTGTCCTACGCGGCGGCGTTCGTCGCCCGCGCCGACCTCGCCGTCGTGGCGGGCTTCATGTCCCTGTGGGTGATCGACTACGCCACCGGCGAGCGCGGCATGTCGGCGGCCGAGGCGCTGGCCCGCGGCGGGGCCGTGGTCGGCATCGCCCAGACCGTGGCCATGGTCGCCGCGCCGCTGTTCGGCTGGCTGGGCGACCGGATGCGGCGCCAGGACGTGCTCATCCTCGCCCAGGCCGTCGCGGCGGTGTCCTACCTGTCCACGCTGCTGATCAGCGACCCGCTCGGCTCCGGCATGATGCTGGTGGCCGTGCTCGTCGGCCTGGGGGAGATCGCCGCGATCACCACCGCCGGCCCGCTGCTGGCCCAGCAGGCCCCCGCCGCCGTGCGCGGCTCCGCCTACGGGGTGCAGACGCTGTGCGGGGCCGTCGGCATCCTCGTGGTCTCCGGCCTCGGCGGTCTGCTCTACGACACCTGGCGGCCCGCCGCCCCGTTCGTGATATCGGGCCTGTCCGGCCTGCTCGTCGTGGCCTTCGGGCTCATGGTGCGGCGGCGCGTGAGGCCCCTGCCCGAGGAGAGCGAGAGCCTGGTCGCGGCCGGCTGA